Sequence from the Fragaria vesca subsp. vesca linkage group LG4, FraVesHawaii_1.0, whole genome shotgun sequence genome:
TGATAAAGTTGTGCGTCTTTGTGAAAGGGAAATGACGTTAAATAGTAGTAGAGCACATTTGATGAATTTAATCATATCCCAACCACCAACATGTTGATGATAATAATAATAGAAGGGAATGGGGGCAAAGAAACCTAGAGGCAAATCGGTAACAGTGTGTGAGTACCTGGCCCTACGATTTTGAAACCACACCTCAACTTGGCGTGGCCTCAGCTTCAACTGCAAAGCCAAAGCCTCTTTCTGCCTCTGCAAATTTATCAAAAGGGTTTTCAATTCATTAATATTCAACAACAACAACAACATCTGCAGGTATTTACTATTAATCACAAAGAAAAGACATGAAAGCTACAGGTTTATATGTGTGTGTGTGTGAGAGAGAGAGAGAGAGAGAGAGAGAGAGAGAGAGAGAGAGAGAGAGAGAGAGAGAGAGAGAGAGAGAGAGAGAGAGAGAGAGAGAGAGAGAGAGAGAGAGNNNNNNNNNNNNNNNNNNNNNNNNNNNNNNNNNNNNNNNNNNNNNNNNNNNNNNNNNNNNNNNNNNNNNNNNNNNNNNNNNNNNNNNNNNNNNNNNNNNNNNNNNNNNNNNNNNNNNNNNNNNNNNNNNNNNNNNNNNNNNNNNNNNNNNNNNNNNNNNNNNNNNNNNNNNNNNNNNNNNNNNNNNNNNNNNNNNNNNNNNNNNNNNNNNNNNNNNNNNNNNNNNNNNNNNNNNNNNNNNNNNNNNNNNNNNNNNNNNNNNNNNNNGAGAGAGAGAGAGGGTTTGTTACGGGGTTTAAAGTGTGGTGCTGTCTGAAGCTCTCTTCGAGAAGACGGGACTGTTCCTTTGTGAGACGGAGCTTCTTCCGGGGCGGGCCGCCCGATCCGTTGCTGCTGTCTTCTTCGTCCTCCAGTAGTTCTTCTTGATCTGCTCCTTGTCCTGCTGATGGTACTTGGTTTATGTCCAAGTCCCTCACTGCACCGCAAAACCCATGTTCATTCATCAGGCACACGAACAAGTTAGGGTTTAGAAAAGACAATCCCCACAAAGACAGACAGGGGAAAAAGAAAAACACATGCAAGCAAGTTAAGAAGACGATCATACGATAACAGAGTCTAGAAAAATTAAGAAGATGATCGATCGGAGATTGATTATGAGGAGAAACCGGTGGATAATTAGTTAATTACCTGAGGAAGGAAGAGATGGGTAGGAAGAGAAGCCAGGAACAGACATAGTCAACTCCAAGCTCGCCATAGATACCTGTTATTGATCAAAGCTAGCTAGCCAAAAGGTGATGAGAGGAGGAGGAAGAGGAGGAGAAGGAGAAGAGAGGAGAGAATAAAAGGTAAAGTAAAAACAGAATGAGACAGAGATGGAAAACCCCAAGTTTATAGTGGGGAATTGGGGATGAATTAAATAGAGAGGGTTAAGAAAAGGTCAAATAAATAGTGCCACACAGAAAAAACTAGAAAATGTAAAGAAAATGTGTATGGAGATTGGAGAGTATTGAATTTTGGTTTTTGGTTTTGGAGTTGGGTTTGGGTTTGGGGTAGGGGTAGGGTTTCAATTCTTTGACTGTTGTCGTCAAGTCAAAGGTCTGGCCAGGACACGTGTCCAAGCGATGAAAAAACTGGTGTAGGAGAATAACCGGCAAGGTTTACTGTACAAGGTTTTAGAAAAGAAGAAGAGGTCCGACTCTTATTTGTCGGTTGGAAAGGTCAAAGCTGATGAAATGATTGAACTGTATGTGAAGCAACAACTAAGCACTGCTGCTCTACCTTAGCTTAATCAAGCTAGCTTATGTGAACATTGTGAAGCTAGAAAGCTATGCACCTTCTTCCTCATAGACATTTTCATTGCCCCCCGAAAACGAAATGACATCCCATATTGCCATGATCAGGACCACTGAGACAGTTTCATATCTGTTATCATCATCATCATCATGCATCACAGATCCAGGTAGATATGGTCGACTGGGAATTAAGGTGTTTGTTTATGAATCATAAATGGCGCGCAGTGGGGAGGTTACTGTTTGAAACAATGGAGGATCAAAGAAATTCAATGCTGTTGGATTTGTTTTGCGGGTACATTAGGAATCGCACTTGCAACGCTTTCTTTGAACTACTGGCCAAAGAAGTAAGCGATGAAATTATTTTCCGGGTGGTATGGAATTTGGAAGAAGTGCCATTTATGAAGCTAGGAAGAGCGTGCTGGGTTTTCTGCCAAACCCTTTCATTTATTTTCACCAATGAATTTGAATTACTTTCTGGTGTAGGTATGGAAGAAAGCAGGGTGAAACAGTTTTAATGAGGAAGACCATTGCACGCTTCTGCTATCTCTGGCATGCATAGATTACTGAGTTATGATACACAACAACGTTTTCTATTGCCCTTTCTGACATAGCAACAGAAAACATTTATGCCTCTTCTTTGATTCAAGGATTACAAGTTTAACCGAAATGATCAAATGTGTTCAAATCCAGGAGCTCAAAACGTAACTCCTTTCTGTCTAATTTTCCCTTGCATTTATCATTGCTTTTCCTTTCAGCTAGCTCGCTCTGAAATACTATAGCAGTGACCTAAAACTGAGGTGGTAATATAGTATATTAATTCTTCAGGTTCATATTCCACTAATTAAATTTGATGGGTTTGTAACTACTATGTCCAAGTCCACCGACTACCTGCTTCATTGTATTGAAGGATTTGACAATCTTTCAATTGGAACGGTGGACTAGGATTAATTATAACCAGACTAATGGCCGATTATATGCACAAAAGCGGATATATATGCACCTAATTCATGATTAGCTTTGACCGTGAAAATCTATAACAAAAAAGTGACATGCATATATTATAACCAATTTGGCTTCTTCT
This genomic interval carries:
- the LOC101299758 gene encoding homeobox-leucine zipper protein HOX3-like is translated as MASLELTMSVPGFSSYPSLPSSVRDLDINQVPSAGQGADQEELLEDEEDSSNGSGGPPRKKLRLTKEQSRLLEESFRQHHTLNPRQKEALALQLKLRPRQVEVWFQNRRARSKLKQTEMECEYLKRWFGSLTEQNRRLQREVEELRAMKVGPPTVMSPHTCEPLPASTLTMCPHCERVTTTATTTGPTKTKLSAAANTALSSKAGTPAL